In Hevea brasiliensis isolate MT/VB/25A 57/8 chromosome 13, ASM3005281v1, whole genome shotgun sequence, a single genomic region encodes these proteins:
- the LOC110653050 gene encoding cuscuta receptor 1 isoform X5 — translation MEIMKECWILVMILLLRGSWCSDGCLEHERIALLQLKFEFISSSYEMPSRDIFFSSHDYDYDMPLWGVNTDCCNWGGVKCNTTTGHVVELSLDGIRRGGDWYLNASLFLPFQQLKNLSLYGNNIAGCIKNEGFERLSVLDNLELLDLSVNHFNNNILSSLSGLSFLKFLYLYENRLKGIINIEGGEELLKLSNLQILDLSYNNFSINNLSFFNGLSSLKSLSIANIQLKGPFDLKELGLSQLEELDLGENNITKFVDSRETRSSNNIRVLYLYGITIKGSILLESLRVLTHLKSLYLRGSNFEGTIPGQGLPHLKDLEYLALDGSIINNNILQSIGVMSSLKELSLRGCELNDTNFLNQGVCKLKQLQELDISDNEISGSLPSCLANLTSLQFLYLSSNNFIGNISLSPLRDLTNLEDLELSDNLFQIPISLSPFFNHSKLKFFENVGTNKMYVETNDQNLTPKFQLDRLYLSGYACGGVFPKFLYHQHNLQYVFLSSLKMGGGFPYWLLENNTKLESLFLKNTSLSGLLQLPHHSHMNLSELDISDNFFHGNIPLQIGTYLPRLRHMDLSSNGFNGSIPSSFGNMSLLRSLDLSNNSLSGTIPKHLTMDCVSLREVYLSKNQLQGSLKHAFCDCPELVVLDLSHNNMTGSIPSGIGRFSQLSYMILGHNNIEGEIPIQLCNLTQLSLIDLSHNNLSGHILPCLRSTSNSYLPTKDIYAMDEALEFTTKSRTYSYKRRRLSDMSGIDLSCNNLTGQIPIQIGNLNEIHVLNLSHNNLIGKIPASFSNLSQVESLDLSYNNLQGHIPSQLTELNFLEVFNVSYNNLSGRTPERVAQFATFDESSYRGNPLLYGWPMQKNWIVMVSPPSTSRSSINDEESNFFMDMGVFYVSFGVAYIMVLLAIATVLFINPYWRHVWFYFIQISIDNCYYFIVDNFGFLSKLKLFCR, via the exons atggaGATAATGAAAGAGTGTTGGATATTGGTGATGATTTTACTATTGCGAGGGAGTTGGTGCTCTGATGGTTGTTTGGAGCATGAGAGAATTGCTCTTTTGCAACTCAAGTTTGAgttcatttcttcttcttatgaGATGCCTTCCAGGGATATATTTTTTAGTTCTCATGATTATGATTATGATATGCCTCTTTGGGGTGTAAATACTGACTGCTGTAATTGGGGAGGGGTAAAGTGCAACACCACCACAGGGCATGTTGTGGAACTCTCTCTTGACGGTATAAGAAGAGGAGGAGATTGGTATCTAAATGCTTCTTTGTTTCTACCCTTTCAACAACTGAAGAATCTTTCCTTATACGGAAATAATATAGCTGGTTGCATTAAGAATGAAG GTTTTGAAAGGTTATCGGTACTTGACAATTTGGAGCTTCTTGATTTAAGTGTCAACCatttcaataacaacatcttatcATCTCTGAGTGGtctttcatttttaaaatttttatatctaTATGAAAATAGATTGAAAGGAATAATTAATATTGAAG GTGGTGAAGAATTACTAAAGCTGAGTAATTTGCAGATTCTTGATTTGAGTTATAATAATTTTAGTATCAACAATTTATCATTTTTCAATGGGCTGTCATCTCTCAAAAGTTTATCCATAGCAAACATTCAATTGAAAGGACCATTCGATTTGAAAG AATTGGGTTTAAGCCAATTGGAGGAATTGGACTTGGGCGAAAACAACATTACAAAATTTGTGGACTCAAGAG AAACAAGGAGTTCAAACAATATAAGAGTGCTCTATCTATATGGTATCACCATAAAAGGAAGCATATTATTAGAATCACTGAGAGTATTGACTCACCTTAAAAGCCTCTACTTACGGGGAAGTAATTTCGAAGGGACAATACCAGGTCAAG gCTTGCCTCATCTAAAGGATTTGGAATATCTAGCATTGGACGGGTCTATCATCAACAACAACATTCTACAATCAATTGGAGTAATGTCTTCTCTTAAGGAATTATCATTGCGTGGTTGTGAACTTAACGACACGAATTTTTTAAACCAAG GTGTGTGTAAACTAAAACAACTCCAAGAGTTAGACATTTCCGATAATGAAATCAGTGGTAGCTTGCCTTCATGTCTTGCCAACTTGACATCTCTTCAATTTTTGTATCTCTCTTCCAATAATTTCATCGGAAACATCTCTTTATCTCCACTTAGAGATTTAACAAACCTCGAGGATCTAGAGCTCTCAGACAATCTTTTCCAAATCCCAATCTCATTGAgtccatttttcaaccattcaaaaCTCAAATTCTTTGAAAATGTGGGTACAAATAAAATGTATGTAGAAACAAATGATCAAAATTTGACCCCAAAGTTTCAATTAGATCGGCTCTATCTCTCTGGTTATGCATGCGGTGGAGTATTCCCCAAATTCCTCTATCATCAACACAATCTACAATATGTTTTTCTCTCAAGCTTGAAAATGGGAGGAGGGTTTCCATATTGGTTGTTAGAAAACAACACAAAACTAGAAAGCCTTTTTTTAAAAAACACTTCCCTTTCAGGACTTCTTCAATTACCACATCATTCTCATATGAATTTGTCAGAGTTAGATATCTCAGATAATTTCTTCCATGGCAATATTCCACTGCAGATAGGAACATATTTACCGAGATTGAGACATATGGACTTGTCTTCAAATGGTTTCAATGGTAGCATTCCCTCTTCATTTGGAAATATGAGCTTATTGCGAAGCTTAGACTTATCCAATAATAGTTTGTCGGGTACTATACCTAAGCACTTAACCATGGATTGTGTCTCATTAAGAGAAGTTTATCTGTCTAAAAATCAGCTGCAAGGATCATTGAAACATGCATTTTGTGATTGCCCTGAATTGGTTGTGCTAGATCTTAGCCATAACAACATGACTGGAAGCATTCCATCCGGGATTGGAAGATTTTCTCAATTGAGCTATATGATCTTGGGTCATAATAACATTGAAGGGGAAATCCCAATTCAATTATGCAATTTGACTCAATTAAGTTTGATTGATCTTTCGCATAATAATCTCTCTGGTCATATTCTCCCTTGTCTAAGATCTACAAGTAATTCATATTTGCCGACAAAAGATATTTATGCTATGGATGAAGCTTTAGAGTTTACAACAAAGAGTAGAACCTATTCTTACAAAAGACGTAGGCTATCTGATATGTCTGGAATTGATCTCTCATGCAACAATTTGACAGGCCAAATTCCTATCCAAATTGGAAACCTCAATGAGATCCATGTACTAAATTTGTCCCATAACAATTTGATAGGAAAAATCCCAGCATCATTTTCCAACTTAAGCCAAGTTGAGAGCTTGGATCTTTCATACAACAACTTGCAAGGCCACATCCCTTCCCAGCTCACAGAGTTAAATTTTTTGGAAGTTTTCAATGTGTCATACAATAATTTATCTGGTAGAACACCTGAAAGGGTTGCACAATTTGCAACATTTGATGAAAGTAGCTATCGAGGTAACCCTCTTCTTTATGGATGGCCAATGCAAAAGAATTGGATTGTAATGGTATCTCCTCCATCAACTTCAAGAAGTTCAATTAACGATGAAGAAAGTAATTTTTTCATGGATATGGGTGTTTTCTATGTGAGTTTTGGGGTGGCTTACATTATGGTCTTATTGGCAATTGCCACAGTTCTATTCATAAATCCATATTGGCGACATGTTTGGTTTTACTTCATTCAGATTAGTATAGACAATTGCTATTATTTTATAGTAGACAATTTTGGTTTTTTATCCAAGCTTAAATTATTTTGTAGATAA
- the LOC110653050 gene encoding cuscuta receptor 1 isoform X4: MEIMKECWILVMILLLRGSWCSDGCLEHERIALLQLKFEFISSSYEMPSRDIFFSSHDYDYDMPLWGVNTDCCNWGGVKCNTTTGHVVELSLDGIRRGGDWYLNASLFLPFQQLKNLSLYGNNIAGCIKNEGFERLSVLDNLELLDLSVNHFNNNILSSLSGLSFLKFLYLYENRLKGIINIEGGEELLKLSNLQILDLSYNNFSINNLSFFNGLSSLKSLSIANIQLKGPFDLKELGLSQLEELDLGENNITKFVDSRETRSSNNIRVLYLYGITIKGSILLESLRVLTHLKSLYLRGSNFEGTIPGQGLPHLKDLEYLALDGSIINNNILQSIGVMSSLKELSLRGCELNDTNFLNQGLPHLKDLEYLELDGSIINNNILQSIGVMSSLKKLSLRGCELNDTKFLNQGVCKLKQLQELDISDNEISGSLPSCLANLTSLQFLYLSSNNFIGNISLSPLRDLTNLEDLELSDNLFQIPISLSPFFNHSKLKFFENVGTNKMYVETNDQNLTPKFQLDRLYLSGYACGGVFPKFLYHQHNLQYVFLSSLKMGGGFPYWLLENNTKLESLFLKNTSLSGLLQLPHHSHMNLSELDISDNFFHGNIPLQIGTYLPRLRHMDLSSNGFNGSIPSSFGNMSLLRSLDLSNNSLSGTIPKHLTMDCVSLREVYLSKNQLQGSLKHAFCDCPELVVLDLSHNNMTGSIPSGIGRFSQLSYMILGHNNIEGEIPIQLCNLTQLSLIDLSHNNLSGHILPCLRSTSNSYLPTKDIYAMDEALEFTTKSRTYSYKRRRLSDMSGIDLSCNNLTGQIPIQIGNLNEIHVLNLSHNNLIGKIPASFSNLSQVESLDLSYNNLQGHIPSQLTELNFLEVFNVSYNNLSGRTPERVAQFATFDESSYRGNPLLYGWPMQKNWIVMVSPPSTSRSSINDEESNFFMDMGVFYVSFGVAYIMVLLAIATVLFINPYWRHVWFYFIQISIDNCYYFIVDNFGFLSKLKLFCR, encoded by the exons atggaGATAATGAAAGAGTGTTGGATATTGGTGATGATTTTACTATTGCGAGGGAGTTGGTGCTCTGATGGTTGTTTGGAGCATGAGAGAATTGCTCTTTTGCAACTCAAGTTTGAgttcatttcttcttcttatgaGATGCCTTCCAGGGATATATTTTTTAGTTCTCATGATTATGATTATGATATGCCTCTTTGGGGTGTAAATACTGACTGCTGTAATTGGGGAGGGGTAAAGTGCAACACCACCACAGGGCATGTTGTGGAACTCTCTCTTGACGGTATAAGAAGAGGAGGAGATTGGTATCTAAATGCTTCTTTGTTTCTACCCTTTCAACAACTGAAGAATCTTTCCTTATACGGAAATAATATAGCTGGTTGCATTAAGAATGAAG GTTTTGAAAGGTTATCGGTACTTGACAATTTGGAGCTTCTTGATTTAAGTGTCAACCatttcaataacaacatcttatcATCTCTGAGTGGtctttcatttttaaaatttttatatctaTATGAAAATAGATTGAAAGGAATAATTAATATTGAAG GTGGTGAAGAATTACTAAAGCTGAGTAATTTGCAGATTCTTGATTTGAGTTATAATAATTTTAGTATCAACAATTTATCATTTTTCAATGGGCTGTCATCTCTCAAAAGTTTATCCATAGCAAACATTCAATTGAAAGGACCATTCGATTTGAAAG AATTGGGTTTAAGCCAATTGGAGGAATTGGACTTGGGCGAAAACAACATTACAAAATTTGTGGACTCAAGAG AAACAAGGAGTTCAAACAATATAAGAGTGCTCTATCTATATGGTATCACCATAAAAGGAAGCATATTATTAGAATCACTGAGAGTATTGACTCACCTTAAAAGCCTCTACTTACGGGGAAGTAATTTCGAAGGGACAATACCAGGTCAAG gCTTGCCTCATCTAAAGGATTTGGAATATCTAGCATTGGACGGGTCTATCATCAACAACAACATTCTACAATCAATTGGAGTAATGTCTTCTCTTAAGGAATTATCATTGCGTGGTTGTGAACTTAACGACACGAATTTTTTAAACCAAG GCTTGCCTCATCTAAAGGATTTGGAATATCTAGAATTGGACGGGTCTATCATCAACAACAACATTCTACAATCAATTGGAGTAATGTCTTCTCTTAAGAAATTATCATTGCGTGGTTGTGAACTTAATGACACGAAGTTTTTAAACCAAG GTGTGTGTAAACTAAAACAACTCCAAGAGTTAGACATTTCCGATAATGAAATCAGTGGTAGCTTGCCTTCATGTCTTGCCAACTTGACATCTCTTCAATTTTTGTATCTCTCTTCCAATAATTTCATCGGAAACATCTCTTTATCTCCACTTAGAGATTTAACAAACCTCGAGGATCTAGAGCTCTCAGACAATCTTTTCCAAATCCCAATCTCATTGAgtccatttttcaaccattcaaaaCTCAAATTCTTTGAAAATGTGGGTACAAATAAAATGTATGTAGAAACAAATGATCAAAATTTGACCCCAAAGTTTCAATTAGATCGGCTCTATCTCTCTGGTTATGCATGCGGTGGAGTATTCCCCAAATTCCTCTATCATCAACACAATCTACAATATGTTTTTCTCTCAAGCTTGAAAATGGGAGGAGGGTTTCCATATTGGTTGTTAGAAAACAACACAAAACTAGAAAGCCTTTTTTTAAAAAACACTTCCCTTTCAGGACTTCTTCAATTACCACATCATTCTCATATGAATTTGTCAGAGTTAGATATCTCAGATAATTTCTTCCATGGCAATATTCCACTGCAGATAGGAACATATTTACCGAGATTGAGACATATGGACTTGTCTTCAAATGGTTTCAATGGTAGCATTCCCTCTTCATTTGGAAATATGAGCTTATTGCGAAGCTTAGACTTATCCAATAATAGTTTGTCGGGTACTATACCTAAGCACTTAACCATGGATTGTGTCTCATTAAGAGAAGTTTATCTGTCTAAAAATCAGCTGCAAGGATCATTGAAACATGCATTTTGTGATTGCCCTGAATTGGTTGTGCTAGATCTTAGCCATAACAACATGACTGGAAGCATTCCATCCGGGATTGGAAGATTTTCTCAATTGAGCTATATGATCTTGGGTCATAATAACATTGAAGGGGAAATCCCAATTCAATTATGCAATTTGACTCAATTAAGTTTGATTGATCTTTCGCATAATAATCTCTCTGGTCATATTCTCCCTTGTCTAAGATCTACAAGTAATTCATATTTGCCGACAAAAGATATTTATGCTATGGATGAAGCTTTAGAGTTTACAACAAAGAGTAGAACCTATTCTTACAAAAGACGTAGGCTATCTGATATGTCTGGAATTGATCTCTCATGCAACAATTTGACAGGCCAAATTCCTATCCAAATTGGAAACCTCAATGAGATCCATGTACTAAATTTGTCCCATAACAATTTGATAGGAAAAATCCCAGCATCATTTTCCAACTTAAGCCAAGTTGAGAGCTTGGATCTTTCATACAACAACTTGCAAGGCCACATCCCTTCCCAGCTCACAGAGTTAAATTTTTTGGAAGTTTTCAATGTGTCATACAATAATTTATCTGGTAGAACACCTGAAAGGGTTGCACAATTTGCAACATTTGATGAAAGTAGCTATCGAGGTAACCCTCTTCTTTATGGATGGCCAATGCAAAAGAATTGGATTGTAATGGTATCTCCTCCATCAACTTCAAGAAGTTCAATTAACGATGAAGAAAGTAATTTTTTCATGGATATGGGTGTTTTCTATGTGAGTTTTGGGGTGGCTTACATTATGGTCTTATTGGCAATTGCCACAGTTCTATTCATAAATCCATATTGGCGACATGTTTGGTTTTACTTCATTCAGATTAGTATAGACAATTGCTATTATTTTATAGTAGACAATTTTGGTTTTTTATCCAAGCTTAAATTATTTTGTAGATAA
- the LOC110653050 gene encoding cuscuta receptor 1 isoform X2 — MEIMKECWILVMILLLRGSWCSDGCLEHERIALLQLKFEFISSSYEMPSRDIFFSSHDYDYDMPLWGVNTDCCNWGGVKCNTTTGHVVELSLDGIRRGGDWYLNASLFLPFQQLKNLSLYGNNIAGCIKNEGFERLSVLDNLELLDLSVNHFNNNILSSLSGLSFLKFLYLYENRLKGIINIEGGEELLKLSNLQILDLSYNNFSINNLSFFNGLSSLKSLSIANIQLKGPFDLKELGLSQLEELDLGENNITKFVDSRETRSSNNIRVLYLYGITIKGSILLESLRVLTHLKSLYLRGSNFEGTIPGQGLPHLKDLEYLALDGSIINNNILQSIGVMSSLKELSLRGCELNDTNFLNQGLPHLKDLEYLALDGSIINNNILQSIGVMSSLKKLSLSGCELNDTKFLNQGLPHLKDLEYLELDGSIINNNILQSIGVMSSLKKLSLRGCELNDTKFLNQGVCKLKQLQELDISDNEISGSLPSCLANLTSLQFLYLSSNNFIGNISLSPLRDLTNLEDLELSDNLFQIPISLSPFFNHSKLKFFENVGTNKMYVETNDQNLTPKFQLDRLYLSGYACGGVFPKFLYHQHNLQYVFLSSLKMGGGFPYWLLENNTKLESLFLKNTSLSGLLQLPHHSHMNLSELDISDNFFHGNIPLQIGTYLPRLRHMDLSSNGFNGSIPSSFGNMSLLRSLDLSNNSLSGTIPKHLTMDCVSLREVYLSKNQLQGSLKHAFCDCPELVVLDLSHNNMTGSIPSGIGRFSQLSYMILGHNNIEGEIPIQLCNLTQLSLIDLSHNNLSGHILPCLRSTSNSYLPTKDIYAMDEALEFTTKSRTYSYKRRRLSDMSGIDLSCNNLTGQIPIQIGNLNEIHVLNLSHNNLIGKIPASFSNLSQVESLDLSYNNLQGHIPSQLTELNFLEVFNVSYNNLSGRTPERVAQFATFDESSYRGNPLLYGWPMQKNWIVMVSPPSTSRSSINDEESNFFMDMGVFYVSFGVAYIMVLLAIATVLFINPYWRHVWFYFIQISIDNCYYFIVDNFGFLSKLKLFCR, encoded by the exons atggaGATAATGAAAGAGTGTTGGATATTGGTGATGATTTTACTATTGCGAGGGAGTTGGTGCTCTGATGGTTGTTTGGAGCATGAGAGAATTGCTCTTTTGCAACTCAAGTTTGAgttcatttcttcttcttatgaGATGCCTTCCAGGGATATATTTTTTAGTTCTCATGATTATGATTATGATATGCCTCTTTGGGGTGTAAATACTGACTGCTGTAATTGGGGAGGGGTAAAGTGCAACACCACCACAGGGCATGTTGTGGAACTCTCTCTTGACGGTATAAGAAGAGGAGGAGATTGGTATCTAAATGCTTCTTTGTTTCTACCCTTTCAACAACTGAAGAATCTTTCCTTATACGGAAATAATATAGCTGGTTGCATTAAGAATGAAG GTTTTGAAAGGTTATCGGTACTTGACAATTTGGAGCTTCTTGATTTAAGTGTCAACCatttcaataacaacatcttatcATCTCTGAGTGGtctttcatttttaaaatttttatatctaTATGAAAATAGATTGAAAGGAATAATTAATATTGAAG GTGGTGAAGAATTACTAAAGCTGAGTAATTTGCAGATTCTTGATTTGAGTTATAATAATTTTAGTATCAACAATTTATCATTTTTCAATGGGCTGTCATCTCTCAAAAGTTTATCCATAGCAAACATTCAATTGAAAGGACCATTCGATTTGAAAG AATTGGGTTTAAGCCAATTGGAGGAATTGGACTTGGGCGAAAACAACATTACAAAATTTGTGGACTCAAGAG AAACAAGGAGTTCAAACAATATAAGAGTGCTCTATCTATATGGTATCACCATAAAAGGAAGCATATTATTAGAATCACTGAGAGTATTGACTCACCTTAAAAGCCTCTACTTACGGGGAAGTAATTTCGAAGGGACAATACCAGGTCAAG gCTTGCCTCATCTAAAGGATTTGGAATATCTAGCATTGGACGGGTCTATCATCAACAACAACATTCTACAATCAATTGGAGTAATGTCTTCTCTTAAGGAATTATCATTGCGTGGTTGTGAACTTAACGACACGAATTTTTTAAACCAAG GCTTGCCTCATCTAAAGGATTTGGAATATCTAGCATTGGACGGGTCTATCATCAACAACAACATTCTACAATCAATTGGAGTAATGTCTTCTCTTAAGAAATTATCATTGAGTGGTTGTGAACTTAATGACACGAAGTTTTTAAACCAAG GCTTGCCTCATCTAAAGGATTTGGAATATCTAGAATTGGACGGGTCTATCATCAACAACAACATTCTACAATCAATTGGAGTAATGTCTTCTCTTAAGAAATTATCATTGCGTGGTTGTGAACTTAATGACACGAAGTTTTTAAACCAAG GTGTGTGTAAACTAAAACAACTCCAAGAGTTAGACATTTCCGATAATGAAATCAGTGGTAGCTTGCCTTCATGTCTTGCCAACTTGACATCTCTTCAATTTTTGTATCTCTCTTCCAATAATTTCATCGGAAACATCTCTTTATCTCCACTTAGAGATTTAACAAACCTCGAGGATCTAGAGCTCTCAGACAATCTTTTCCAAATCCCAATCTCATTGAgtccatttttcaaccattcaaaaCTCAAATTCTTTGAAAATGTGGGTACAAATAAAATGTATGTAGAAACAAATGATCAAAATTTGACCCCAAAGTTTCAATTAGATCGGCTCTATCTCTCTGGTTATGCATGCGGTGGAGTATTCCCCAAATTCCTCTATCATCAACACAATCTACAATATGTTTTTCTCTCAAGCTTGAAAATGGGAGGAGGGTTTCCATATTGGTTGTTAGAAAACAACACAAAACTAGAAAGCCTTTTTTTAAAAAACACTTCCCTTTCAGGACTTCTTCAATTACCACATCATTCTCATATGAATTTGTCAGAGTTAGATATCTCAGATAATTTCTTCCATGGCAATATTCCACTGCAGATAGGAACATATTTACCGAGATTGAGACATATGGACTTGTCTTCAAATGGTTTCAATGGTAGCATTCCCTCTTCATTTGGAAATATGAGCTTATTGCGAAGCTTAGACTTATCCAATAATAGTTTGTCGGGTACTATACCTAAGCACTTAACCATGGATTGTGTCTCATTAAGAGAAGTTTATCTGTCTAAAAATCAGCTGCAAGGATCATTGAAACATGCATTTTGTGATTGCCCTGAATTGGTTGTGCTAGATCTTAGCCATAACAACATGACTGGAAGCATTCCATCCGGGATTGGAAGATTTTCTCAATTGAGCTATATGATCTTGGGTCATAATAACATTGAAGGGGAAATCCCAATTCAATTATGCAATTTGACTCAATTAAGTTTGATTGATCTTTCGCATAATAATCTCTCTGGTCATATTCTCCCTTGTCTAAGATCTACAAGTAATTCATATTTGCCGACAAAAGATATTTATGCTATGGATGAAGCTTTAGAGTTTACAACAAAGAGTAGAACCTATTCTTACAAAAGACGTAGGCTATCTGATATGTCTGGAATTGATCTCTCATGCAACAATTTGACAGGCCAAATTCCTATCCAAATTGGAAACCTCAATGAGATCCATGTACTAAATTTGTCCCATAACAATTTGATAGGAAAAATCCCAGCATCATTTTCCAACTTAAGCCAAGTTGAGAGCTTGGATCTTTCATACAACAACTTGCAAGGCCACATCCCTTCCCAGCTCACAGAGTTAAATTTTTTGGAAGTTTTCAATGTGTCATACAATAATTTATCTGGTAGAACACCTGAAAGGGTTGCACAATTTGCAACATTTGATGAAAGTAGCTATCGAGGTAACCCTCTTCTTTATGGATGGCCAATGCAAAAGAATTGGATTGTAATGGTATCTCCTCCATCAACTTCAAGAAGTTCAATTAACGATGAAGAAAGTAATTTTTTCATGGATATGGGTGTTTTCTATGTGAGTTTTGGGGTGGCTTACATTATGGTCTTATTGGCAATTGCCACAGTTCTATTCATAAATCCATATTGGCGACATGTTTGGTTTTACTTCATTCAGATTAGTATAGACAATTGCTATTATTTTATAGTAGACAATTTTGGTTTTTTATCCAAGCTTAAATTATTTTGTAGATAA